One segment of Leptospirillum ferrooxidans C2-3 DNA contains the following:
- the sat gene encoding sulfate adenylyltransferase gives MTLSVPHGGSLVINSVDSQERDSLQRELKKAPSVTLDPREISDLILLSEGGLSPLDGFMDEAAWTSVVERMRLPNGLLFPLPVVLPVAEELAKTFKKGDLVALKDENGKILAALNVSDVFRRDVQKEAREVYRTTDSAHPGVHYLLSVSPFAVGGKVRVVENLSGGVFSNRRMTPTETRNLFNHHSWSTVVGFQTRNPIHRAHEYIQKCALELVDGLLVHPLVGETKEDDVPASVRMDCYEALLSRYYPSNRVVLGVFPGSMRYAGPREALFHALIRKNYGCTHFIVGRDHAGVGSYYGPFEAHDLLKEFDYDDLGIVPIFFDTAYYCRSCEAMASHKTCGHPEDSRILLSGTQVRKMLREGMAPPPEMTRPEVAKILINHYSKVATPVS, from the coding sequence ATGACGTTGTCTGTGCCTCACGGCGGATCTCTTGTGATCAATTCCGTGGATTCCCAGGAAAGAGACTCTCTTCAACGGGAGCTGAAAAAGGCTCCATCAGTGACACTTGATCCACGGGAAATTTCCGACCTCATCTTGCTCTCCGAGGGCGGACTCTCCCCCCTCGACGGATTTATGGATGAAGCCGCCTGGACCTCGGTTGTTGAACGCATGAGACTCCCGAATGGCCTTCTCTTTCCGCTTCCTGTTGTTTTGCCCGTGGCGGAAGAATTGGCAAAAACCTTTAAAAAAGGGGATCTTGTCGCACTGAAGGATGAGAATGGAAAAATTTTGGCAGCCCTTAACGTCAGCGATGTATTCAGAAGGGATGTGCAAAAGGAGGCTCGGGAGGTTTATCGCACAACAGATTCTGCCCATCCTGGTGTCCATTATCTTTTGTCCGTCTCTCCATTCGCCGTTGGCGGCAAGGTTCGTGTGGTCGAGAATCTGTCCGGAGGGGTTTTTTCAAACAGACGAATGACCCCAACCGAAACCAGAAATTTGTTTAATCACCACAGCTGGTCCACTGTTGTGGGTTTTCAGACCAGAAATCCCATCCACAGGGCTCATGAATATATCCAAAAATGTGCACTTGAGCTGGTCGACGGGCTTCTTGTCCACCCTCTGGTGGGGGAGACAAAGGAAGATGATGTCCCGGCCTCTGTGAGAATGGATTGTTACGAGGCCCTCCTCTCCCGATATTACCCTTCCAACCGGGTTGTCCTTGGTGTTTTCCCCGGTTCGATGCGTTATGCCGGACCCAGGGAAGCTCTCTTTCACGCCCTGATCCGCAAAAACTATGGATGCACTCACTTTATTGTTGGCCGGGATCATGCGGGTGTCGGTTCATACTATGGTCCTTTTGAGGCCCATGACCTGCTGAAGGAGTTTGATTACGACGATCTGGGAATTGTTCCGATCTTTTTTGATACAGCCTATTACTGCCGCTCCTGCGAGGCAATGGCCTCCCACAAGACCTGTGGGCACCCTGAAGATTCAAGGATACTCCTTTCGGGAACCCAGGTTCGAAAGATGCTTCGCGAAGGCATGGCGCCCCCTCCGGAGATGACACGACCGGAAGTGGCCAAAATCCTGATCAACCATTATTCAAAAGTGGCAACTCCTGTTTCATGA
- a CDS encoding sigma 54-interacting transcriptional regulator produces the protein MKYPNDFRNAMSARQAGGREDSAGPFVPDCPDVDGWKDSSEGGCALSSFARFDRVSPSKGQNISDGEGFGMMIGGSSSRKGSDSARLSLVNASSKISQTGLLSGEGNLGFQNSSSPSASFLGVPARDGSEIFAQTSLPLILEGETGTGKEFLARMIHENSPRKKGPFIVLDATHFSSEIADALLFGHRKGTFTGATGDQKGRLELSDKGTLFIDELQNMSLEIQMKLLRFLDRKTLQPLGSSTEISIDARILVATNEPLSSLLSNGRLRPDFFYRIRGKTIRIPSLRDQLGEIPSLIEWKWRKWQEENKSQPPILSKEGIRVLQSYSWPGNIRELFSFLDCLLATFLPQEKVPMDWIREELKSLQIDLSGSQCPDKWEDLAIERELIVGSLRSSGGEIAKASELMGMSRTTLWRKMKKLGIRPFEGV, from the coding sequence ATGAAATATCCAAACGATTTTAGAAATGCGATGTCAGCCAGACAGGCAGGTGGTAGGGAGGATTCCGCGGGTCCGTTCGTTCCGGATTGTCCGGATGTTGATGGTTGGAAGGATTCATCCGAGGGTGGGTGTGCCCTCTCTTCCTTTGCCCGATTCGACAGGGTAAGTCCTTCAAAAGGGCAAAACATCTCTGACGGGGAGGGATTTGGTATGATGATAGGCGGGAGTTCATCCCGAAAGGGATCTGACTCGGCAAGGCTCAGCCTGGTGAATGCGAGCAGCAAAATTTCTCAAACCGGGCTCCTTTCCGGAGAAGGCAATCTTGGTTTTCAGAACTCATCATCTCCATCGGCATCTTTTTTGGGTGTTCCCGCCCGGGATGGCTCAGAAATATTTGCTCAGACATCCCTTCCGCTGATTCTTGAGGGAGAGACGGGAACGGGCAAGGAGTTCCTTGCCCGGATGATCCATGAAAACAGCCCTCGCAAAAAGGGGCCATTTATTGTTCTGGATGCGACACATTTTTCCAGCGAAATCGCCGATGCCCTTCTTTTTGGCCATAGAAAAGGAACTTTTACGGGGGCGACAGGAGATCAGAAGGGCCGGCTGGAATTATCAGACAAGGGAACTCTTTTCATCGATGAGCTTCAGAATATGTCGCTTGAGATCCAGATGAAACTATTGAGGTTCCTCGACCGCAAGACATTGCAACCGCTTGGTTCGTCGACTGAAATATCCATTGATGCGAGGATCCTGGTAGCCACCAATGAACCCCTTTCCTCCCTCTTGTCGAATGGTCGATTAAGACCGGACTTTTTCTACCGGATCAGGGGGAAAACCATTCGCATCCCCTCACTTCGGGATCAGCTTGGGGAGATCCCTTCCCTGATCGAATGGAAATGGAGAAAATGGCAGGAGGAAAACAAGAGCCAGCCGCCCATTCTCTCAAAGGAGGGAATCAGGGTGTTGCAATCCTATTCATGGCCTGGAAACATCAGGGAGCTCTTTTCCTTTCTGGATTGTCTTTTGGCCACATTCTTGCCTCAGGAAAAAGTGCCAATGGACTGGATCAGGGAGGAACTCAAATCCCTCCAGATCGATTTATCAGGATCCCAATGTCCCGACAAATGGGAGGATCTGGCAATCGAGAGGGAACTGATCGTTGGGTCTCTCAGATCATCTGGGGGAGAGATTGCAAAAGCTTCCGAGTTGATGGGAATGAGCCGGACAACCTTGTGGCGGAAAATGAAAAAGCTGGGGATCCGTCCATTTGAAGGTGTATAG
- a CDS encoding tetratricopeptide repeat protein: MTDNIDRIMTTSPEKLELFLKTRTGGLLLALVSFSSLLLFPHVSSALTKKEAILLGRKAEKGDHRAFSRLRHLARTGDLWSEIVLGDYYLRGKSGLKDPVKSFKWYLAAAKKGNPDAETDVGAAYFYGEGVPANYLIAKEWFHKSAIQGFVNGESWMGTLYASGLGVSKDIPEAISWYRKAAAGGDAGAATDLGVIYENGLLGRKDFSRARKWFDVAVSRNDPQAMAMLGSLYKYGQGVPRDFSKAVFWYKKSAALGSVVAAYGLGICYAQGQGVPKDRIRAYAWLSRVFNASKPHSKTWMVVRREMVYLSRKMSPEQLSQAKALSLKLPRT; the protein is encoded by the coding sequence ATGACTGACAATATTGACAGGATCATGACAACTTCTCCTGAAAAGCTGGAGCTGTTCCTTAAAACAAGGACGGGAGGGCTTCTTCTGGCCCTCGTGTCCTTCTCTTCCCTTTTGCTTTTTCCTCATGTTTCTTCCGCACTGACAAAAAAAGAAGCCATTCTTCTTGGACGGAAAGCGGAAAAAGGTGATCATCGAGCCTTTTCCCGGTTAAGGCATCTTGCCCGGACGGGCGATCTCTGGTCCGAAATCGTTTTGGGGGATTACTACTTGAGAGGGAAGAGCGGCCTGAAAGATCCGGTCAAATCGTTCAAGTGGTATCTTGCCGCGGCAAAAAAGGGAAATCCCGATGCCGAGACCGATGTTGGCGCTGCGTATTTCTATGGGGAAGGGGTTCCTGCAAATTATTTGATCGCCAAGGAATGGTTCCATAAATCGGCGATCCAGGGTTTTGTCAACGGGGAAAGCTGGATGGGAACGCTCTATGCTTCAGGTCTTGGTGTTTCAAAAGACATTCCCGAAGCGATCAGCTGGTATCGGAAAGCTGCGGCAGGCGGAGATGCCGGTGCGGCAACAGATCTGGGTGTCATCTACGAGAACGGGCTTTTGGGCCGTAAGGATTTTTCCAGAGCAAGAAAATGGTTCGATGTAGCGGTTTCCCGCAATGATCCCCAGGCGATGGCGATGCTTGGCTCGCTCTATAAATATGGACAGGGTGTTCCCAGAGATTTCTCCAAAGCGGTTTTCTGGTATAAAAAGTCCGCTGCTCTCGGCTCTGTTGTCGCGGCCTACGGTCTTGGCATCTGTTACGCACAGGGGCAAGGAGTGCCCAAGGATCGAATCAGGGCCTATGCATGGCTTTCGCGAGTTTTCAATGCTTCGAAACCACATTCCAAAACCTGGATGGTTGTCCGAAGGGAAATGGTCTATCTTTCCAGAAAAATGTCTCCTGAACAGTTGTCACAGGCCAAGGCCTTATCTCTAAAACTCCCCCGCACGTGA
- a CDS encoding 4Fe-4S dicluster domain-containing protein, giving the protein MGIRIDLNVCHGCVKLPEARCVMACPGDLIGIRKDDQKAFMRVQADCWDCYACVKPCPVGAVEVVLPYSVAAENARLMPKVRRETIRWTLETVNREPEFFDAPTRVPDDLIAEMGGA; this is encoded by the coding sequence ATGGGAATTCGCATTGATCTCAATGTTTGTCATGGGTGTGTTAAATTGCCAGAAGCCAGATGTGTCATGGCTTGTCCCGGGGATCTGATCGGGATCCGGAAGGACGATCAGAAAGCTTTCATGCGTGTTCAGGCCGATTGCTGGGACTGCTATGCTTGCGTCAAGCCCTGTCCGGTTGGGGCGGTTGAAGTGGTCCTGCCCTATTCTGTCGCAGCGGAGAATGCCCGTCTGATGCCGAAAGTGAGGAGGGAGACCATACGATGGACTCTTGAAACGGTCAACAGGGAACCGGAGTTCTTTGACGCTCCAACCCGTGTTCCGGATGATCTGATTGCCGAAATGGGGGGAGCCTGA
- a CDS encoding NAD(P)-dependent alcohol dehydrogenase: MIETKGYAAMKAGGPLEPFSFSRRELAPNDILVEILYCGICHSDIHQVKNEWGGATFPLVPGHEIVGRVLKGGSQAKRFAVGDAVGIGCFVDSCGTCESCREGLQQYCTGGLVWTYNSKDRDGNMTQGGYSRKIVIREDYALEIPRNLPLERVAPLLCAGITTYSPLRRFKVGKGSRVGVMGLGGLGHMAVKLASRMGADVTVLSHSPNKEADSRVLGATGFVRTNDSGGMARLSETLDVMIDTISAPHDPNLYLGLLKRDGAMVLVGVPEAPLSVHAFSLIGRRRNLTASLIGGLPETQELLDFCGREGIGADVEVISPSEVNKAYERTLSGDVRYRFVIDMRSLD, from the coding sequence ATGATCGAAACGAAAGGTTATGCGGCAATGAAGGCGGGAGGGCCCCTGGAGCCTTTTTCATTCTCCAGAAGAGAGCTCGCCCCCAATGATATTTTAGTGGAAATCCTGTATTGCGGAATTTGCCATTCTGATATCCATCAGGTGAAAAACGAATGGGGTGGGGCAACATTTCCTCTTGTTCCCGGACATGAAATCGTGGGTCGTGTTTTAAAGGGTGGCTCGCAGGCGAAGCGTTTTGCTGTCGGGGATGCCGTCGGCATCGGGTGTTTTGTCGATTCCTGCGGAACATGTGAATCCTGCAGGGAAGGGTTGCAGCAATATTGTACGGGTGGTCTGGTCTGGACCTACAACTCAAAGGACAGGGACGGGAATATGACCCAAGGGGGATATTCCCGAAAGATAGTGATCCGGGAAGACTATGCTCTTGAAATTCCCCGGAACCTTCCCCTTGAAAGGGTTGCGCCGCTTCTCTGCGCGGGCATCACGACCTATTCACCCCTTCGAAGGTTCAAGGTCGGAAAAGGAAGCCGTGTCGGAGTCATGGGTCTTGGGGGGTTGGGGCATATGGCTGTGAAGCTTGCTTCCAGAATGGGGGCGGATGTCACGGTCCTTTCCCATTCTCCCAATAAGGAAGCTGACAGCAGGGTGCTAGGAGCGACCGGGTTTGTCAGGACAAATGATTCAGGTGGCATGGCACGCCTTTCAGAAACCCTTGATGTGATGATCGATACGATTTCGGCGCCCCATGATCCGAACCTTTATCTCGGACTCTTGAAACGCGATGGGGCGATGGTCCTTGTTGGTGTTCCCGAAGCTCCGTTATCTGTTCACGCCTTCAGTCTGATTGGCAGAAGACGAAACCTGACGGCTTCCCTGATCGGTGGACTTCCTGAAACGCAGGAACTTCTGGATTTCTGCGGACGGGAGGGGATAGGTGCCGATGTCGAGGTTATTTCCCCCTCCGAAGTGAACAAAGCTTATGAGAGGACCCTCTCCGGAGATGTCCGCTACCGCTTTGTTATCGATATGAGATCTCTGGATTGA
- a CDS encoding L-threonylcarbamoyladenylate synthase, with translation MIFDSKMENDIRAGAALLKAGETVAFPTETVYGLGADASNPLAIQKVFTIKGRPSDHPLIVHIADVTQLDLWAENIPRVVWRLSARFWPGPLTLILPRRREVPKEVTGGQDTVAVRIPDHPVATALLQAFGGGIVGPSANMFGRVSPTTAQHVREGLGSKVGMVLDGGPCRVGVESTILSFLDGQAVLLRPGGLSIPELEDTLGQPILVNSGEHKVRAPGMLASHYSPVTSLEVLHQDALSRRVLEMVSQGRKVAVLKLGDDGKDFEIHKTTTIFMPSSPVEYGRELYSTLHRLDRGAFDCILIESLPDEAEWMAVNDRVLRAAHVFPMVLE, from the coding sequence ATGATCTTCGATTCAAAAATGGAAAACGATATTCGTGCAGGAGCGGCTCTCCTGAAAGCAGGGGAGACGGTCGCTTTTCCGACGGAGACGGTCTATGGGCTTGGAGCGGATGCGTCGAATCCTCTGGCGATACAAAAAGTGTTCACGATCAAGGGGCGGCCTTCGGATCATCCACTGATTGTTCATATTGCTGATGTGACACAACTGGATTTGTGGGCGGAGAACATTCCCCGCGTCGTATGGAGATTGTCAGCCCGTTTCTGGCCGGGTCCCTTGACATTGATTCTGCCCCGGCGAAGGGAGGTCCCGAAAGAGGTTACGGGTGGTCAGGACACGGTGGCGGTTCGTATCCCGGATCATCCGGTCGCGACCGCTCTGCTTCAGGCATTTGGTGGCGGAATTGTGGGACCTTCGGCCAACATGTTTGGTCGGGTGAGCCCAACAACGGCCCAGCATGTGAGGGAAGGACTTGGTTCGAAAGTGGGAATGGTCCTTGATGGGGGACCTTGCCGTGTCGGGGTGGAATCGACCATCCTCAGCTTTCTTGACGGTCAAGCTGTGCTGTTGCGTCCCGGAGGCCTATCGATTCCGGAGCTCGAGGACACGCTCGGCCAGCCAATTCTTGTGAATTCAGGGGAGCACAAGGTGCGCGCTCCAGGAATGCTGGCTTCACATTATTCTCCCGTCACTTCCCTTGAAGTTCTTCACCAGGATGCATTGTCCCGTCGTGTTCTTGAAATGGTTTCACAGGGAAGAAAGGTGGCCGTTCTGAAACTCGGAGACGATGGGAAGGATTTCGAAATTCACAAGACAACGACCATTTTTATGCCATCAAGTCCGGTCGAATATGGGCGTGAACTCTATTCGACGCTTCATCGTCTTGATCGGGGAGCCTTTGACTGTATTTTGATTGAATCGCTTCCCGATGAAGCCGAATGGATGGCGGTGAATGACCGGGTTCTCCGTGCCGCTCATGTCTTTCCCATGGTTTTGGAGTAG
- the bioD gene encoding dethiobiotin synthase — MGHGVMITGTDTGVGKTAIGVMLCELLSRQGVRVRPRKPVESGCIESIDGLVGSDGLAYYKASGGVEPLSRICRYCLKPPLSPARAAFLQGVDICLQDMIEACHDGVDAGDFLLVEGAGGFCSPMAKDGLNSDLALALGLPVLLVTSDRLGAIHQTISTAEAIAHRGLALAGVVLNQVAPDIDPSMRNADFLSRWLGRDVIEVAHLPVCEVSGRLDYPPGLVDLATRLSDGSAMEFF, encoded by the coding sequence GTGGGACATGGCGTAATGATCACCGGAACGGATACAGGGGTCGGGAAGACTGCGATTGGGGTGATGTTGTGCGAATTGCTTTCCCGTCAGGGAGTGAGGGTTCGTCCCCGAAAACCCGTGGAATCCGGTTGCATTGAATCGATCGATGGATTGGTTGGATCCGATGGATTGGCCTACTATAAGGCTTCGGGTGGTGTCGAGCCGCTTTCGCGCATCTGCCGCTATTGCCTTAAGCCGCCTCTGTCTCCGGCTCGGGCTGCATTTCTTCAAGGTGTCGATATTTGCCTTCAAGATATGATCGAAGCTTGTCACGATGGCGTTGATGCCGGTGATTTTCTGCTCGTGGAAGGGGCGGGAGGATTCTGCTCTCCAATGGCCAAGGATGGATTGAACTCAGATCTTGCTCTGGCATTGGGGCTCCCGGTTCTTTTGGTGACGTCGGACCGCCTCGGTGCGATCCATCAGACAATATCCACCGCAGAGGCCATCGCCCATCGGGGTCTTGCCCTGGCCGGCGTGGTGCTCAATCAAGTGGCCCCTGACATTGATCCCAGTATGAGAAATGCCGATTTTCTCTCCCGCTGGCTTGGAAGGGATGTCATAGAGGTTGCCCATTTACCCGTTTGTGAAGTCTCCGGCCGGCTCGATTACCCGCCTGGTCTTGTTGATCTGGCCACCCGATTGTCGGATGGCTCGGCCATGGAGTTTTTTTGA
- the ilvD gene encoding dihydroxy-acid dehydratase translates to MSDNHRSKNVTQGVQRSPNRALLRAVGFSDRDFEKPIVGVASAHSTITPCNIGIGALASRAEAAMKAAGAMAQVFGTITISDGISMGTEGMKYSLVSREVIADSIETVCNGQSMDGVLAIGGCDKNLPGAMIAMARMNIPSIFVYGGTIKPGHYHGRDLTVVSAFEAVGEFIAKRIDEQELLEIERHACPGAGSCGGMYTANTMAAIFEAMGMSLPYSSTMATEDDEKSDNAACSAEVLVQAIRKQILPRDILTRKAFENALAILMALGGSTNAVLHLPAIAYAAGVELSLDDFDDMSRKVPVLCDLKPSGRYVTTELHKAGGIPQIMKMLLSHGMLHGDALTITGQTIGEVLQDVPEEPPVGQDVIRPWGRPMYQHGHLAILKGNLASEGALAKTSGVKFPRMTGPACVFDSEEECMSAILSRKIEAGDVIVIRYEGPKGGPGMREMLSPTSALVGEGLGDSVGLITDGRFSGGTYGMVVGHVAPEAAVGGTIALVREGDLITIDTEKRLLELHVAEEEIELRRAGWTAPFPRYTRGVLAKYAKSVSSASKGAVTD, encoded by the coding sequence CAGAAGCAAAAACGTCACACAGGGGGTGCAGCGTTCCCCCAACCGTGCCTTGTTGAGGGCGGTGGGATTCTCGGATCGGGACTTCGAAAAGCCCATCGTCGGTGTGGCAAGCGCGCACAGTACCATCACTCCCTGCAACATCGGGATAGGCGCACTGGCATCGAGAGCGGAGGCGGCGATGAAAGCGGCCGGCGCCATGGCTCAGGTATTCGGGACCATCACGATTTCAGATGGAATCTCCATGGGCACCGAGGGCATGAAGTACTCACTGGTTTCAAGAGAAGTGATCGCCGATTCCATCGAAACGGTCTGCAACGGTCAGAGCATGGACGGAGTTCTTGCGATCGGGGGATGTGACAAGAACTTGCCGGGAGCAATGATCGCGATGGCACGAATGAATATTCCGTCCATCTTTGTATACGGGGGCACCATCAAACCGGGCCATTACCATGGCCGGGACCTAACTGTCGTCAGCGCCTTCGAAGCGGTCGGGGAGTTCATTGCCAAACGGATCGACGAGCAGGAGCTACTGGAGATCGAACGACATGCCTGTCCGGGAGCCGGCTCCTGCGGAGGCATGTATACCGCGAACACCATGGCAGCCATTTTTGAGGCCATGGGGATGAGTCTGCCTTATTCCTCGACAATGGCGACTGAAGACGATGAGAAGTCCGACAATGCAGCCTGTTCGGCCGAGGTTCTGGTCCAGGCGATTCGCAAGCAGATCCTGCCGCGGGATATCCTGACCCGAAAGGCGTTTGAAAATGCTCTGGCCATTTTAATGGCTCTTGGTGGCTCTACAAACGCTGTGCTTCACCTTCCAGCCATCGCGTATGCCGCAGGAGTGGAGCTTTCGCTCGATGATTTTGATGACATGAGCCGGAAGGTCCCGGTGTTGTGCGATCTGAAGCCATCCGGGCGTTACGTGACGACAGAACTGCATAAGGCTGGGGGGATTCCCCAGATCATGAAAATGTTGTTGTCTCACGGTATGCTGCATGGAGATGCGCTCACGATAACCGGACAGACCATTGGCGAGGTATTGCAGGATGTTCCGGAGGAACCGCCTGTCGGACAGGATGTCATCCGGCCATGGGGGAGGCCAATGTACCAGCATGGCCATCTCGCCATTCTCAAGGGGAACCTTGCCAGCGAAGGCGCTCTGGCCAAAACCAGCGGGGTGAAGTTTCCCAGGATGACAGGACCGGCATGCGTGTTCGACTCCGAAGAGGAGTGCATGAGCGCGATCCTTTCCCGAAAGATCGAGGCCGGGGATGTGATCGTGATCCGTTATGAGGGTCCGAAAGGCGGTCCAGGCATGCGTGAAATGCTTTCACCCACTTCGGCCCTTGTGGGTGAGGGGCTTGGCGACAGTGTGGGTTTGATCACAGATGGCCGTTTCTCGGGGGGAACTTACGGTATGGTTGTGGGCCATGTTGCGCCGGAAGCGGCGGTGGGTGGCACGATCGCTCTGGTCAGGGAGGGGGACCTCATCACCATCGATACAGAAAAGCGGCTTCTGGAACTTCACGTGGCTGAAGAGGAGATCGAACTCCGCCGGGCTGGGTGGACGGCTCCTTTTCCTCGCTACACGAGAGGAGTCCTGGCAAAATATGCAAAGTCTGTTTCCTCTGCCAGCAAGGGTGCAGTGACTGATTGA
- a CDS encoding adenylyl-sulfate reductase subunit alpha, translating into MVKRQIHETDLLIIGGGTAGCFAAISARRASPDIRVLILEKAHIDRSGCLAGGMNAINAYINPGETVDSFVDYVRFDSMGILREDLVRTQAELFSEVVRELEQMGLPIVKGENGQYSPRGRWNIKIHGESLKSILARKVIESGVTVLNRVVVTNLMLQDGAVTGAMGFGVRDGEFYIAKAKKTIVATGGASGLYRPNNEGAARHKMWYSPFNTGAGYAIGIRAGAEMTSFEHRFIALRTKETLAPTGTLALGFGAPQVNAVGEEFMKLRWSEWGGEGAPTPIRLAAPMKEIEEGRGPCFMDTRHLSADRVKKLKEAYLDMYPNTVLYWASADIDPGRDPIEICGTEPYVVGGHCQAGYWVDAGRRTTLPNLFAAGDVAGGAPYKFVSGCFAEGKIAALTAISEIRSEQSSMADLDLAQVNEEETRVFSYLENASGEYSPEELEERMQKVMDEYAGGIRTAYKMNEAGLAMADNYLQRISSDLPRMKARDLHELMNAHEVVDRIDVSLVLVSHLRARKESRWPGFQSRTDFPETDPLNWSVFVNSVRDLRTGELKIILRPLDGGESVRNGHLEDKEVFHHGNSH; encoded by the coding sequence ATGGTCAAGCGTCAAATTCACGAGACAGACCTTTTGATCATTGGCGGGGGGACGGCCGGTTGCTTTGCGGCCATCAGTGCAAGACGGGCGTCTCCCGATATCAGGGTTCTTATTCTTGAGAAAGCCCATATCGATCGCTCCGGTTGTCTTGCCGGAGGAATGAACGCCATCAATGCCTATATCAATCCAGGTGAAACGGTCGATTCTTTTGTGGATTATGTTCGTTTCGACTCCATGGGAATTTTGAGGGAAGACCTCGTGAGAACCCAGGCGGAACTTTTCTCCGAAGTTGTCAGGGAGCTTGAGCAGATGGGCCTGCCCATCGTGAAGGGTGAAAATGGCCAGTATTCACCGCGTGGCCGATGGAACATCAAGATTCATGGAGAGTCACTCAAGTCCATTCTGGCCAGAAAGGTGATTGAGTCCGGGGTGACGGTTCTGAATCGTGTTGTGGTCACGAACCTCATGTTACAGGATGGGGCTGTGACCGGCGCCATGGGATTCGGAGTTCGGGACGGTGAGTTCTATATAGCAAAGGCCAAAAAGACGATTGTTGCCACCGGCGGGGCATCTGGGCTTTATCGCCCCAATAATGAAGGAGCCGCTCGCCACAAGATGTGGTATTCCCCCTTCAACACCGGTGCCGGATATGCGATCGGGATCAGGGCCGGTGCCGAGATGACAAGCTTCGAGCATCGTTTTATCGCTCTGAGGACGAAGGAGACACTGGCGCCAACCGGGACGCTGGCGCTTGGATTTGGTGCCCCACAGGTCAATGCCGTTGGGGAAGAGTTCATGAAGCTCAGGTGGTCAGAGTGGGGAGGAGAGGGTGCTCCGACTCCGATCCGGCTTGCGGCTCCGATGAAAGAGATCGAGGAGGGCCGGGGGCCATGCTTTATGGATACCAGGCATCTTTCCGCCGATCGGGTAAAAAAGCTCAAGGAAGCCTACCTGGATATGTATCCCAATACCGTTCTTTACTGGGCTTCGGCAGATATCGATCCGGGACGTGACCCGATCGAGATTTGTGGAACCGAACCTTACGTTGTTGGCGGTCATTGTCAGGCAGGTTATTGGGTCGATGCCGGGAGACGGACAACTCTTCCCAACCTTTTTGCCGCGGGAGATGTGGCAGGGGGAGCTCCCTATAAATTTGTTTCCGGGTGCTTTGCCGAAGGGAAAATTGCAGCCCTTACGGCCATTTCAGAGATACGGAGCGAACAGTCCAGTATGGCGGACCTTGACCTTGCCCAGGTGAACGAGGAAGAAACACGTGTGTTCTCTTATTTGGAGAACGCGAGCGGGGAATATTCTCCAGAAGAGCTCGAGGAGCGCATGCAGAAAGTCATGGACGAATATGCCGGCGGAATAAGGACCGCCTATAAAATGAATGAGGCTGGTCTTGCCATGGCGGACAACTACCTTCAGCGAATTTCGTCGGACCTTCCCCGCATGAAAGCCAGGGATCTTCATGAACTGATGAATGCCCATGAGGTTGTCGACCGGATCGATGTTTCACTAGTTCTCGTCTCCCATCTTCGGGCCAGAAAGGAAAGTCGATGGCCAGGCTTCCAGAGCCGTACGGATTTTCCAGAGACAGATCCGTTGAACTGGTCCGTTTTTGTCAATTCCGTTAGGGATCTCCGGACGGGAGAATTGAAGATCATCCTGAGACCCCTTGACGGAGGAGAGAGTGTCAGAAATGGTCATCTAGAGGATAAGGAGGTTTTCCATCATGGGAATTCGCATTGA